A genome region from Methanobacterium subterraneum includes the following:
- a CDS encoding cupin domain-containing protein, whose protein sequence is MLIKSLKKCEYFQVSDETVLCELLHPVNENIEMGCSVAHAIIEPGQASLPHKLKSSVEIYFIIEGEGIMHIDTESRDVKPGDAIYIPPGSSQWIENTTKNNLKFLCVVTPPWREEDEELCD, encoded by the coding sequence ATGCTTATAAAATCTCTTAAAAAATGCGAATACTTCCAAGTATCCGATGAAACTGTTCTGTGTGAGCTTCTGCACCCTGTAAATGAAAATATAGAAATGGGTTGCAGTGTGGCCCATGCCATCATCGAACCCGGCCAGGCATCTTTACCCCACAAATTAAAAAGTTCAGTGGAAATTTACTTCATAATAGAAGGTGAAGGCATAATGCACATTGACACTGAATCAAGAGATGTTAAACCAGGTGATGCTATCTACATACCTCCAGGATCATCCCAGTGGATAGAAAACACAACCAAGAACAATTTAAAGTTTTTGTGTGTGGTAACACCACCCTGGCGGGAAGAAGATGAGGAACTGTGCGATTAA
- the cbiE gene encoding precorrin-6y C5,15-methyltransferase (decarboxylating) subunit CbiE, whose amino-acid sequence MSKLYLVGTGPGSSDYLTKAAIDAVESVDVLVGSQRALDLFPGFVGDTLVLRARNMDEMMKKSISLVDEGKDVAILSTGDPGFSGVLKPILNLRDDLDIEVIPGISSLQLAAARLQLPWDQANLLTLHGKGNSQVILDYLDNGKPTIVLPDFRVEKLAQFLLENGIHLERKVAVCERLSYPDERLFKGTLKEIAGKEFSYLCVMVIY is encoded by the coding sequence ATGTCAAAACTTTACCTGGTGGGAACCGGACCTGGATCAAGTGACTATTTAACCAAAGCAGCTATAGATGCTGTGGAATCTGTTGATGTGCTGGTAGGGAGTCAGAGGGCTCTGGATTTATTCCCCGGATTTGTGGGGGATACATTGGTATTAAGGGCACGGAATATGGATGAAATGATGAAAAAGTCAATTTCCCTGGTGGATGAAGGTAAAGATGTGGCCATTCTATCCACCGGTGACCCTGGATTTTCAGGGGTCCTGAAACCTATTCTTAATCTACGGGATGATCTGGACATTGAGGTTATTCCGGGTATCAGCTCCCTGCAACTGGCTGCAGCCCGGCTACAACTCCCATGGGATCAGGCCAACCTCCTCACCCTCCATGGGAAAGGAAACTCCCAAGTAATATTGGATTATTTGGATAACGGGAAGCCCACCATTGTTTTACCAGACTTCAGGGTGGAGAAACTGGCACAGTTCCTCCTTGAAAATGGAATTCACCTGGAAAGAAAAGTAGCAGTGTGTGAAAGGCTCAGTTACCCTGATGAAAGACTGTTTAAGGGGACTTTAAAGGAAATAGCGGGTAAGGAGTTCAGTTATCTGTGTGTGATGGTCATTTACTAG